The DNA window TGAGTGAGTCAGTTTGCTTCTCATTAGTTTATCTGCaggtaaatgtataaattaagaGAGAAGGATAAGTAACAGAATACAAATACAGATGTTCTTGTCAAACAATAGCAGTAATTTGCTGAGACAGTATGCAGGACAAAGATTTCAACCTGAGCATGTGAATATTTAATGCAGCATTGTGCAAATGTTCATCGCAACCAACTAATCAAACCTACACAGAACTTTCTTTGAAAGTGATGACATGAAATAACAGAGGGTCAAACTGAGAGTGgatggaggagagagagaaaaaatcgaGAACACATAAACCACAGGCGCTCATAACACACCAAATCTCCTGTATTATTGCTTTTGTCGTTTCATGACTCAGGATTGAAATGTACAATGATAGAATCACACGTTGTTCATCACAGTCCCTGTTTATTAGGGAGGTGAAAGtaatttatacattataaaaagaAATTCAGGCTGGTATTACTACATTATGTAAAAGCAGCCATTTGTGAGGCTCTGGGACTGTGAACATTTTATCACAATTATTGGCATCATAAAATAAAGTCTcggttgctctttcatagctcagaAGATACAAAGAGATTTTAtatgtgatttttcttttctataaGAAATACTGTATACAATACTATTTAAAAGTGGAGTcaggaggatttttttttcttgaaatcaaTACTTTTACTCTGCAATAATTCATTTGATTAATCAAAAAATTTGAGCAAaggcattaataatgttacagaatatttctatttcaaataaatgcttttcaaataaatattagtattttactataaaattgatcaaataaattcagcctttttttagcataaaagaaaaataaaatgtatacaaatttattaaaaaaatattcataactgTATTTGTTAATAATGGTAAAGAtgtcttttttgttgttattggtCTAGCATGTGGACACATGGTCATTTGACGTCTTCACACTGAACGATGCCAGCGGAGATCATGcactgaaatttattttttatgaacttcTCACCAGATATGACATAATCAATCGCTTTAAGGTAAGATGCtctatctttcttttttattaaaagacTAAAAATACTGAATTTTAAAATGGATCTCCCTTTCCTTTATCTGTGGATCTGAATACTGTACATAATAACAGGAAAATCTAAATGCATCACATTTggtcagttttattattattaatatatatattttttttattatttaattctataGAAATtatgattgcactttattttacagtacgtgtgctTACATGCACTtttagtgtacttacagtgtatttatcttagaaagttctggtaaaacaaggtaactacatggggtagggttctgggttagtacctagttacattacatagttattgtaattactataataagtacatagtaagTATATGAgggacaggactgtaaaataaagtgcaaccgaaaatattaagattttttttacacttttttccttttttttttttgtatccatgTACCCCTTTGAAAGCCCTTACTTTATAGAAACTAGTTACAATTTTTTAACTAATATGTTATGTTCtgccaaatgtgtttttatattaacCAGCACTTACAAATTACATAATCTCATTTACTAAGTGTTTGGACTCAACCATCCTCATAATAACATTTGATAGCAAAGTCCAGATGGTCATCTTCAATTGGCTATTTGACACTGTGATGGCTTTTTTTATGCATCTCCTCAGATCCCCGTTTCTGCTCTGGTGTCTTTTGTGGAGGCCTTGGAGGTGGGCTACGGCAAATACAGAAACCCTTACCACAACCTAATCCACGCTGCAGACGTCACCCAGACAGTGCATTACCTCCTGCTCAAGACCGGCATGGTTGTGAGTCCACAGCTGCACCAACAGAAACCTACTTCGCAAAAAAAATCATGTCCTAGAGTCTGTGAATTCAAACAACAGCTTCGCCTTTGAGGATTtgtgcatgtttatgtgtgcTGTGATTTAAATCCAGTCGCCTTGgttgtttattattgttacttCTGCTGAACCGAGCTAGTGAAGTATGTTTTATTAAGCCTGACACTGCACTTGAGGTATTTATCGAGGTTGGGGCCCTTGGAATGGCAGTACAGTTGGTGCAATGGTCCGTTCTCGCTTCACGATGCTGCTCGTATACCAATCAATATGAAGTTAATCTCGCTCAACGGCTCAAAACACGCTCCTGTCACTCCTGCCGCAGGCTCATTAACCTCTCTGTGATGTGTGGACTTCACACTGGCGTTCTGACAAATGATATGCCCCCTAGCATTTACACCGCTGATGATTTCTTTTTGTCATTCTGGCACTCTGGTGATTTAGTGTTAATAAGAGATAATGTTATGCACAGAAGAATAAATGTGCAGAAGAATAATGAACTACagtaatataatttcatttcctTCATGCTTATCTTCAGTTTAGCAGAAcgatattatttattaaagaacaCGTAATGGGGCTTTAAATTGTCTAAGGAAGTGTGTTTCATTGAATATGAAAGCGACTATTCCCATGAAATTTCCATCTGTTGTTTTTCTAGTTTTCCTCACAGTCTGCATgttaaaacaaacatacacaggcaGTGTATTTCATTCATGAACAAATAACTCTTTTGGGCTGGTCCTTTTAAGTGAATCACAAATATAATGGAGACCAGTTAAGGCTGATTcctaaacaaatgactctttaaagatggttatttttagtgaatcagaaatATTTCAGGCAGGCAATGTAGTCTTGATTTCTGAGTGAACGACTCTTATGAGTTGATTCTTCTTAGTGAAGAATCTTCCAGTTCTTTTTAGCGAATGAAACATATCCAGGCTgatcagtgtagtctgattcctgaacaaCTGATTCTTAAGAGTCATCTCTTTTTTATCGAATCAGATATATACTGGgtgaccagtgtagtctgattcctgaacaaagGACTCTTTAGAGGCGGTTCTTTTTGGATGAATCAGATACCAAAAGAATCAGAATTGAACAGACTGTATCAAAGTGCTTCAGAGTAAATGAGATTTTTCCTGTTGCTACAGCATTTCTCTTGTTATCTCTCTTCTTCCAGCACTGGTTAACCGAGTTGGAGATCTTCGCTATGCTGTTTGCTGCTGCTGTGCATGATTACGAACACACCGGCACTACCAACAACTTCCACATACAGACCAGGTACTATTGCAGTTAAACAGCAGTGTCATTCAGTTCAGCAAAGCAAATACATCAGTGGCCTTTAACAGAACTAATGTGTATTTACAGATCCGACGCAGCCATACTATACAATGATCGTGCTGTACAGGAAAACCACCATGTGAGCGCTGCATATCGCCTTCTGCAGGAAGACGATGAAATGAACATCCTCCACAATTTGTCGAAAGATGACTGGAGGTTAGAAACATGATGCAAATTAGCACAATAAGTCATCTTAATAATAACCGCGGTCAAGTTAGAAACCAAAATTGTTTTACAGCATAATTCTATAGGAGAAAATTTTTTAGTCGCACAATGAACTTATTTGGTAGTTCTGGACTGGTGCTTTTATATCAAGAGTTTTATATGCAACAGTTCCCTAAATATGATCATCCTCTTCCAGTTCACCCATTTCCTATCATGTAAAGGTAcctatatatttgtatgtatattttatacagtgattttatatatatatatatatatatatatatatatatatatatatatatatgtgtgtgtgtgtgtgtgtgtgtgtgtgtgtgtgtgtgtgtgtgtgtgtgtgtgtgtgtgtgtgtgtgtgtgtgtgtgtgtatgtatatattataaaataatatttaaatgtaattgtatatttaaatatataattttaggactataaaatatattaaatattataatatgtaaaatgtgaaaattattatCTGAAAAATATTCACTTTTTATTATGCTGACACTGAATGCATTTTTGTCCTGCTCTCTTTTAGAGTATTTTTAGATGTAATTACCCAAAGAAAATAAAGCTATGAAGGTCAGTAGAGTAAACTAATTCTATTCAGTCTCACGATTGCTAGATGTCCAGTAGAAAAACAAAATGACGCAGTCACATTCAaccagtttttaaatttttttacacactttattattatatttctggtcagggtttttttgtttgtttgtttgtttgtttttgttgttgtttgttgttgttgtttcagtttaaataattttcctttttacAACAGGCCACCTGGATAACCCCAGTTTGAATAGTCCTGCTTTATATAACCTAGTAATTAAGAACTAACTAATATGttgttagttaatagtattaGTATTACCAGTATGTTGTATTGACTGAAATCAGATCTGtgcatatgtgcatatatatacatatgtatataaatatgtgtgtgtgtgtgtgtgtgtgtgtgtgtgtgtgtgtgtgtgtgtgtgtgtgtgtgtgttgaattagcccaataaaactgttttttgaaaaaaaaaaatttggttctTCACCGAATGAAACATGCTCTAAGGTCAATACTGAAAACGTGTCTTTCTCTCAGAGAATTGCGGGCCCTGGTGGTCGAGATGGTCCTGGCCACTGACATGTCCTGTCACTTCCAGCAGATTAAAGCCATGAAGAACTTCCTCCAGCAGCCAGAAGCGTAAGTTCGGTCGCACACATCAGGTTAACGAGGAGGAGGGGCTTTAGCTAATCACACACTGTTCATGCAAAAACATTTCTGCATCTACAGATATTCATATCCACATATTGAGAGGTTGGACAgagtgattttaacagctctgagGGGCTGAACATCTCTGTCCTCTGCAGGATCGATAAACCCAAGGCCTTATCCCTGTTACTGCACACCGCTGACATCAGCCACCCTGCCAAAAACTGGAACATGCACCACCGCTGGACCACCTCACTGCTGGAGGAGTTCTTCAGACAGGTCAGTGTCCCGAGAGCATgaaatcttattttaattatagAAGCAAATCAATCTTATCAAAGCCTTTTCTGGGACATACTTCATATTTCACAaactcaaaagaaagaaaaaactcttTTTTTGCCTATTTTTAAGGCCATAATATAGACCATAATAATCatgatatgtttgtttgtttaaaacataTAAGCTAAAgatgaaatgttatttataaaaaaaaataaaataataatatgtattacaGTATTTGTTTCTATGTAACTGTAGTTAATAAAATACAAGTATTCATTGTTAGATCATATTATCTCAGTTGCTTTAAGTAATATgaacaaacacaaaacttttgaTTTTAGCAATGTGTAAGTAAACGTCGAAATTaatattaagattaataaatgttttacaagtattttttattgttagtttatgttaactGATTTAGTccacaaatggaaccttattgcaaagtgttatcaaaatatttaaccaaaataaataaataaacaaatgtaaagatTATTTAAACTATACTGTCACATGTTTATACTTATGGTAGTATTTGTCGTACTAATGCATGttcatttcaataataataaaagttaaattattttataaataatccgaaagagattattattattaataatattatgtattcgtttatttttttacctatttATTGCATAAAGGTAATACCAATTTGagaaaatgcacttaattttcTTGAAACTattgtgaaaatgtaaaacaataaatgtataatCCTGAAAATTGGCTTACAACTCCATGTGAAAAATATGAatccttatttttttcttttcagatttgATTAGAATAAATGTTGAATAATTTATAGATTGACTATAGTAAATGTATGCCAACAAAATAGAATATACAGTGGTCACTGAGAATATCCTGTTTACTAGTACAAAGGTAGTGCCTATAATAAATCTCTGATTTGAATTTCATTCACCGAAAACCTTGCAAATCCACCCTTGATCGTTCTAGGAAGTGCTCATCAGTGCAGCAGCCCAATACCTTGTCAACTTAACTTTGTTTCCCAGTGATCTAATCTTGAAAAGAGCATTCCAAGCCTGTAACGTCCACTGTAAAAATCCCATTAATCTCCTCTAAATATCCATTTCCCGCATTCTAACCTCAACATTTGAAACTCTTCTGGTTCACCGTCAGCTTTTGCATCTCAATGAAGGTGTAAAAGTCATTCAGAATTACTTTCCAGggcattttcttttttgtatgattgaataaataatgaagtAGAGCTCAATTTCCTTGCTAAATCAAAACGGATTTAATTCTAATCCAAACACAGTGTGTTTTTAAGAGATGAGTATCTCCTCATAATGCCAAACCAATTAACTTCCCATTGTCTGACTTGATATCACACCGGTCCCATCTTGGCTTTTCTAAAAGAGCGAAATTAAATCTTTGATTTATTGACATGTTTAAGCTAATAAATGATCAGTTCATCGCAGGTCAATCACCCTCAGAAATTATAATTGCAATTTCAGAGTCAGGAATGAAATGTCAGCGTTGCTCAGGAAATTGATGGTGACTGTGAAAAGTGCCATcagcaaaattgagcaaaaaaactatcatagcaaagattttttttttttttttttttgcttttttgctttttaaaaaatgctcTTTTATAGCCCCATTCATAATCAGAAATCTTTATCTGTAAATATGCTAATTGGTGCGTTTTTTCTGCTTTTTGTTAAAGGGCGATAAGGAGGCAGAGCTCGGGCTTCCCTTTTCTCCTTTATGTGACCGCAAGTCTACCATGGTGGCCCAGTCTCAGATCGGTGAGTGATCGAGCTTGCGTGTGAATCGATAGGATTTGGTATACCCACGTCTGTGTGTTATGATGCTCATTTCACTTGCCTAACAGGTTTCATTGATTTCATCGTGGAGCCCACCTTCACTGTGCTGACAGACATGATTGAGAAAATCGTGACTCCGCTGATCGAAGAAGCCTCACCCTCCGGCCTGACTGGATTCAGACGGTCCAGGTGAGGACAAATGAATGGGCAAATGAATTTACTAGCACTGGTTGTTCAAAACACTGATctcgttcaaaagtttgtggtcacgAAGATTTTTGGTAACCAATGAATAcagcaaatcagcagattagaatgatttattttaaacaactggTCAACTATGTAGGAACCCTTTATTTTAAACTTGGATAATTCTGTTAATAACCTGCTACTTTACTTCCACTATACACTTTTATGAGGTCATTATGTCAGTATGTGCGAACTACCAAACATGCATTGTCTATGGTTTGTCCCAGTGGATGCACATCTTTTATCTAGTCATGAAATTGCAGCTAATGACATCGCACTTAAAAGTGATGTACTTCCATATAATCTAAAGACAAACATTTACTGGAAGCTAAATAAATGCTCACTCTGTGTTTGTGCAGTCTGAATAACATCCCGTCGGACAGTAAACGGTCTGCAGTGAGAAGCACTGGTTCAGAGGGCGGCACTTCCATGCACTGCTCCGTGAGCGCTGTCGATTTTAAGACCTTCAAAAGCACCTGGAATGAGGAAGTgcataaaaacagagaaaaatggAAAGCACAAGCAGCAAAAGGTATAAACACACTTTTAATAAAAATCGAGAAAGTTGTGCTGTAAATATTTAGTAATGCTTGCTCCTGTTGCTCGTACTAAAGGTTGGGGATTTATACAAAGCCATAactctaaatattaaaattaggcTTGTAACTTAtgctgaatataaataaatgatgcatCAAATAGCTGGTTGAACAGTGGATCCAGGGCATATCTAAAGACCAGAAAATCAAGACAGTAagggctcttttgacttgggGCATGAAGCAAAGCCAAAGCAACTGCAgatacaccctagcaaccacatagaacaCCTTATCAATCGTATAGCCCTGGCAATCATTTACAGTGCCTTAGTATGCAaggtcaaaaatgaaaataaccctatgatttactcaccctcaagcaatCCTAGGTCTATACGGCTTTCTTCTTCTAGATGAATCCAATCagagctatataaaaaaaaatcctggcacATCCAAGctttataaggtttttttttattttttttatccatatttcacattttataaaCAGTAATATCTATAGCTTCTGCTAGCTGTTGTATGGATgtgctttattggacttcttttggactattaaaaaaataaaacacccactcactgccattataaagtttttaccaaggttcccctggtaaaattcgcattttaggagCTAAATATCACTTTAATGGGGTCGCTTCAAGCCATGGATAtgaaaatcaaaccactgcaaaagTGTTAAAGTAGCCAAATTACACTAGAAAACCACAGACCTGGCAACACTGCTTCCAGCTTCTTTCATTTCCATTCAGAAGTATGCAAATGCAGGAAAGCGGAAATGCAAAGACTGGTTAACAAATGTTGTGATTGGGGTGGCCAATCCTAGCTCCACCCCTGTGTTAAttactgttttaataataataatttaaaaaaaaaactaattctgacaGCACTTATTTCAAGAAATGTTGCATGCTTGAAGTGATCTCACTTTCACAGTGCCAGGAATGATGAACTGAATTTTTGTGTGTTAGATCTGGAAGAGAAGGCCAGACAGGAAGAGAACGAGCAGAAAGCTCCTAAAACCgacacagacacacaaagcaGTGACAGCAAAGGCGATAATACTAAAAAAGAAGACCGAATCAACACGGACTCAAGTGTGAAATCTCAAGACAAACGAAAGGAAGACACAAGACGAGAGAAGGATTCAAAGAGAGATCGAGAAGCTACAGGCGATAACAAGGAGCACACAGAGCAACAGCCCAGAGAGGAAGAGGGTAATAAAGACCCAGGGGGGGTGAACGGGGCTCAAACACCGGCGTCTGACACCAAAGAGCCCGAGACCTGCAGTGACACGGACAATAGCAAAAGAGCACACAACGGTGAGTGTCAAAGTTTTCAACAAATCTCTTGATTTTTCAAATTAGATCATTTTAAACTAATTCTAGGTATATCCTGATATGTTGATATCATGTTCACATGTTTAGCAAAATGTAGTGACTTTGTGTCCAACTTTTTGTACTGATCCATACTTGGTGAACTTTGACCTTTGGTTTACCTTATACATGATATAAACTAGTGGTTGATTAATATGAGTTTtgatcattatttttaataatattataattattattattattgacaataTACATGTGTTACATGTTTAATGTCATAAAAAGTGTGCATGATGTAATCTAGAGGCTGACCAATATGCATTTTGATAATGGCCAAAGCCAATAATGATATTTAGATACTGGCTGGTTGATAGCAGatgccaaaaaatatatataaataactaccaataatattttaaatatttaataatattgtttattgttattgttataattattacatatttatttaatgtccAAAGAAATGaaattgcagtaatgaaataactttcatattttccaaattaaattcattttcatatttctttctcaaaatgaataataaaaaaattggagTAATTGTAATTTACacaatattttctcaaaattaatttaaaaaaaatgtttaaacataatGTGTCGATTAATTGGACACAGTTATCAAACTATTGTTACAGCCCTGGTCCAAAGTCAGGCAG is part of the Carassius auratus strain Wakin chromosome 27, ASM336829v1, whole genome shotgun sequence genome and encodes:
- the LOC113045040 gene encoding calcium/calmodulin-dependent 3',5'-cyclic nucleotide phosphodiesterase 1A isoform X3, giving the protein MSELSSKKQGFKKCRSATFSIDGFSFTILANETGESSARPLARFARSKSQNALWNAITAGIGIKDKDKRGILIDPRSPEEILADDLPSVDSPDAMEKTAIRLRCLVKQLERGEASVVDLKKNLEYAASVLESVYIEETRRLVDTEDELSDIQSDSVPSEVRDWLASTFTRQMGLMLRRSEEKPRFRSIVHAVQAGIFVERMYRRTSNMVGLSYPPSVITALKHVDTWSFDVFTLNDASGDHALKFIFYELLTRYDIINRFKIPVSALVSFVEALEVGYGKYRNPYHNLIHAADVTQTVHYLLLKTGMVHWLTELEIFAMLFAAAVHDYEHTGTTNNFHIQTRSDAAILYNDRAVQENHHVSAAYRLLQEDDEMNILHNLSKDDWRELRALVVEMVLATDMSCHFQQIKAMKNFLQQPEAIDKPKALSLLLHTADISHPAKNWNMHHRWTTSLLEEFFRQGDKEAELGLPFSPLCDRKSTMVAQSQIGFIDFIVEPTFTVLTDMIEKIVTPLIEEASPSGLTGFRRSSLNNIPSDSKRSAVRSTGSEGGTSMHCSVSAVDFKTFKSTWNEEVHKNREKWKAQAAKDLEEKARQEENEQKAPKTDTDTQSSDSKGDNTKKEDRINTDSSVKSQDKRKEDTRREKDSKRDREATGDNKEHTEQQPREEEGNKDPGGVNGAQTPASDTKEPETCSDTDNSKRAHNGNEELNSPDSDDSESKRSDDSEDEHSNCGISPSSLADSAAAASAPDAN
- the LOC113045040 gene encoding calcium/calmodulin-dependent 3',5'-cyclic nucleotide phosphodiesterase 1A isoform X1, producing MKGREQPPAVLPYRLLSVHLTRAGDTSPQPQRERERERERERGTGWGTCYSCLCDRLRVCCCCCCCCCRLLCKLLLRLCCPDTNSFMSFRLVDFFDMESPTKEIEDFENNSLKYLQADQIEKIWLRLRGLRKYKKTSQRLRCLVKQLERGEASVVDLKKNLEYAASVLESVYIEETRRLVDTEDELSDIQSDSVPSEVRDWLASTFTRQMGLMLRRSEEKPRFRSIVHAVQAGIFVERMYRRTSNMVGLSYPPSVITALKHVDTWSFDVFTLNDASGDHALKFIFYELLTRYDIINRFKIPVSALVSFVEALEVGYGKYRNPYHNLIHAADVTQTVHYLLLKTGMVHWLTELEIFAMLFAAAVHDYEHTGTTNNFHIQTRSDAAILYNDRAVQENHHVSAAYRLLQEDDEMNILHNLSKDDWRELRALVVEMVLATDMSCHFQQIKAMKNFLQQPEAIDKPKALSLLLHTADISHPAKNWNMHHRWTTSLLEEFFRQGDKEAELGLPFSPLCDRKSTMVAQSQIGFIDFIVEPTFTVLTDMIEKIVTPLIEEASPSGLTGFRRSSLNNIPSDSKRSAVRSTGSEGGTSMHCSVSAVDFKTFKSTWNEEVHKNREKWKAQAAKDLEEKARQEENEQKAPKTDTDTQSSDSKGDNTKKEDRINTDSSVKSQDKRKEDTRREKDSKRDREATGDNKEHTEQQPREEEGNKDPGGVNGAQTPASDTKEPETCSDTDNSKRAHNGNEELNSPDSDDSESKRSDDSEDEHSNCGISPSSLADSAAAASAPDAN
- the LOC113045040 gene encoding calcium/calmodulin-dependent 3',5'-cyclic nucleotide phosphodiesterase 1A isoform X2 translates to MKGREQPPAVLPYRLLSVHLTRAGDTSPQPQRERERERERERGTGWGTCYSCLCDRLRVCCCCCCCCCRLLCKLLLRLCCPDTNSFMSFRLVDFFDMESPTKEIEDFENNSLKYLQADQIEKIWLRLRGLRKYKKTSQRLRCLVKQLERGEASVVDLKKNLEYAASVLESVYIEETRRLVDTEDELSDIQSDSVPSEVRDWLASTFTRQMGLMLRRSEEKPRFRSIVHAVQAGIFVERMYRRTSNMVGLSYPPSVITALKHVDTWSFDVFTLNDASGDHALKFIFYELLTRYDIINRFKIPVSALVSFVEALEVGYGKYRNPYHNLIHAADVTQTVHYLLLKTGMVHWLTELEIFAMLFAAAVHDYEHTGTTNNFHIQTRSDAAILYNDRAVQENHHVSAAYRLLQEDDEMNILHNLSKDDWRELRALVVEMVLATDMSCHFQQIKAMKNFLQQPEAIDKPKALSLLLHTADISHPAKNWNMHHRWTTSLLEEFFRQGDKEAELGLPFSPLCDRKSTMVAQSQIGFIDFIVEPTFTVLTDMIEKIVTPLIEEASPSGLTGFRRSSLNNIPSDSKRSAVRSTGSEGGTSMHCSVSAVDFKTFKSTWNEEVHKNREKWKAQAAKDLEEKARQEENEQKAPKTDTDTQSSDSKGDNTKKEDRINTDSSVKSQDKRKEDTRREKDSKRDREATGDNKEHTEQQPREEEGNKDPGGVNGAQTPASDTKEPETCSDTDNSKRAHNDSEDEHSNCGISPSSLADSAAAASAPDAN